A genomic window from Lasioglossum baleicum chromosome 7, iyLasBale1, whole genome shotgun sequence includes:
- the LOC143210719 gene encoding cuticle protein 7-like: MAFKFILPILVLSVLWKGRADAGHAHSFQHFYGPVIGHAEEVGWVDKHGHHHHNYVAHPHYEFSYGVDDHHTGDFHGQKEHRDGEEVHGEYTVKEPGGNVRTVKYHAGKDGFVAHVHNSNGIVHEGGHHH, encoded by the exons ATGGCGTTTAAA TTCATCCTGCCGATACTGGTTCTGTCGGTTTTGTGGAAAGGTCGAGCCGATGCCGGACACGCGCATTCTTTCCAACATTTCTATGGTCCGGTGATTGGTCATGCCGAAGAAGTCGGTTGGGTTGATAAGCATGGGCATCATCATCACAACTACGTGGCGCATCCTCATTACGAGTTCTCTTACGGAGTGGATGATCATCATACCGGGGACTTCCACGGCCAGAAGGAGCACAGAGATG GCGAGGAGGTACACGGCGAGTACACGGTGAAAGAACCAGGTGGCAATGTCAGAACGGTGAAGTATCACGCGGGAAAAGACGGATTCGTCGCTCACGTCCATAACAGCAACGGAATCGTCCACGAGGGAGGCCATCATCATTAA